In the genome of Rhodoferax sp. BAB1, one region contains:
- a CDS encoding ABC transporter substrate-binding protein, giving the protein MEKRRRFLASAGSLAVTGGLFGPVAAATPSRAVVSVPGPGNLLYLPLPLASRIGADLAEGLELDIRFTGGGPQAIRAMLERNSDFAAAGLSALALQKLNGKPVVCIAPMTRVPAYTLLVRAGLRGKVRQMADLQGLVVGVKGHVPGGRSTSQLFAEYLLARAGLRPDQVNYVSAGQSYDSQHAALVSGAVDALVGDEPFVTRLVRQKVAFALADFHDPETTRKQMGGLFLNGMIGTREDMVAGKPALVEKLVRTIKRTLVWVDTHSADEMVEALNPGQPEERRALRDVLRLRKNIYSPDGRISDEQLRTVDRFLRATEPAIAAQGLSVRSLVDARWAGSAP; this is encoded by the coding sequence GGCCTGTTCGGACCGGTCGCCGCCGCGACGCCCAGCCGTGCCGTCGTTTCCGTGCCCGGCCCCGGCAACCTGCTCTACCTGCCGCTCCCGCTGGCCAGCCGGATAGGCGCCGATCTGGCCGAGGGCCTGGAGCTGGACATCCGTTTCACCGGCGGCGGCCCGCAGGCCATCCGCGCCATGCTGGAGCGCAACAGCGATTTTGCGGCAGCCGGCCTGTCGGCCCTGGCCCTGCAGAAGCTCAATGGCAAACCCGTGGTCTGCATCGCCCCCATGACGCGGGTGCCGGCCTACACCCTGCTGGTGCGTGCTGGCCTGCGCGGCAAGGTCCGGCAGATGGCCGACCTCCAGGGCCTGGTGGTGGGTGTGAAGGGCCATGTGCCGGGCGGGCGCTCCACCTCGCAGCTGTTCGCCGAGTACCTGCTGGCCCGGGCGGGGTTGCGGCCCGACCAGGTCAACTACGTATCGGCCGGTCAGTCCTATGACAGCCAGCATGCGGCCCTGGTGTCCGGCGCGGTGGATGCCCTCGTGGGTGACGAGCCCTTCGTCACGCGTCTGGTGCGCCAGAAGGTGGCCTTTGCGCTGGCCGACTTCCATGATCCGGAAACCACCCGCAAGCAGATGGGCGGCCTTTTTCTCAACGGCATGATCGGCACGCGCGAGGACATGGTCGCCGGCAAGCCTGCGCTGGTGGAGAAACTGGTGCGCACCATCAAGCGCACGCTGGTCTGGGTCGACACCCACAGCGCCGACGAGATGGTGGAGGCGCTGAACCCGGGCCAGCCCGAGGAACGCCGTGCCCTGCGTGACGTGCTGCGCCTGCGCAAGAACATCTATTCGCCCGACGGCCGCATCTCCGACGAGCAACTGCGCACGGTGGACCGCTTCCTGCGCGCCACCGAGCCGGCCATCGCGGCCCAGGGCCTGAGCGTGCGCAGCCTGGTGGACGCCCGCTGGGCCGGGAGCGCGCCTTGA